One Maledivibacter sp. genomic window carries:
- the ruvA gene encoding Holliday junction branch migration protein RuvA, giving the protein MIDFIKGKLDYIGEDHVVIENNSIGYKIYTSAYTVSDLNGKSGDAIVYTQMIVREDDIRLCGFSCRAELKVFDLLRTVKGVGTKVALGVLSSIPYGQLVNVLMAGDVTSLTRAPGIGKKTAQRIVLELKDKVNKVDEFKTLDSVEFDNNIINITSDNDEVIEALVSLGYSRVEAQKVLGKIDSSLPIEEKIKQSLKLLVK; this is encoded by the coding sequence TTGATAGATTTTATTAAGGGAAAATTAGATTATATTGGAGAAGATCATGTTGTAATAGAAAATAATTCAATAGGTTATAAAATATATACTTCTGCTTATACGGTTTCTGACTTGAACGGAAAAAGCGGAGATGCTATAGTATATACTCAGATGATTGTTAGGGAAGATGATATAAGACTATGTGGGTTTAGCTGTAGAGCTGAACTAAAGGTCTTTGATTTACTTAGGACAGTTAAAGGGGTAGGAACCAAGGTGGCCTTGGGTGTCCTATCTTCTATTCCATATGGACAATTAGTCAATGTTTTAATGGCTGGGGATGTGACAAGCTTAACACGGGCTCCTGGAATAGGTAAAAAAACTGCTCAACGGATTGTTTTAGAGCTTAAGGATAAAGTTAATAAAGTCGATGAATTTAAAACATTGGATTCTGTTGAATTTGACAATAATATAATAAATATTACTTCAGATAATGACGAAGTCATTGAAGCTCTTGTGTCATTAGGGTATAGTAGAGTAGAGGCACAGAAAGTGCTTGGAAAAATAGATAGTAGTCTTCCAATTGAGGAAAAGATAAAGCAGTCATTGAAGCTGTTAGTTAAATAG
- the ruvB gene encoding Holliday junction branch migration DNA helicase RuvB, translated as MSNGLDDNRIVTPTLKEDDNEVEGSLRPKNLKEYIGQDKVKNKLNIFIDAAKMRGEALDHVLLYGPPGLGKTTLSNIIANEMGVNIRITSGPAIERPGDLAAILTNLMENDVLFIDEIHRLSRSVEEVLYPSMEDYALDIIIGKGPSARSVRIELPKFTLIGATTRAGMLTSPLRDRFGVICKLDLYKNKDLKTIVLRSANLLNVPISDEAALEIAKRSRGTPRIVNRLLKRVRDFAQVVGDGEITIEVARKALKMLEVDDLGLDGVDRKILTTIIQNFDGGPVGLDTLAASTGEEKNTVEDVIEPFLLQLGFINRTPRGRVVTKKGYEHMGLDFHQKDGDEKLWDLLED; from the coding sequence ATGAGTAATGGATTAGATGATAATAGAATAGTAACCCCTACTCTCAAGGAAGATGATAATGAAGTAGAAGGCAGCCTAAGACCCAAAAACTTAAAGGAATATATTGGACAAGATAAGGTTAAAAATAAGCTTAATATTTTTATAGATGCCGCAAAGATGAGGGGGGAAGCCCTAGATCATGTACTATTATATGGGCCTCCTGGGCTTGGGAAAACAACCTTGTCTAATATTATTGCCAATGAAATGGGGGTAAATATAAGGATAACCTCTGGGCCGGCAATTGAACGCCCTGGGGACTTAGCGGCTATACTGACAAATCTAATGGAGAACGATGTTTTATTTATAGATGAGATACATAGACTCAGCCGCAGCGTTGAAGAAGTGCTTTATCCTTCTATGGAGGATTATGCTTTAGATATTATTATTGGTAAAGGACCAAGTGCTAGATCGGTAAGGATTGAATTACCAAAGTTTACTTTGATAGGAGCTACAACAAGGGCTGGAATGTTGACATCTCCACTTAGAGATAGATTTGGGGTTATTTGTAAATTGGATCTTTATAAAAATAAGGATTTAAAAACTATTGTACTAAGATCAGCTAATCTTCTTAATGTGCCTATTAGTGATGAAGCAGCATTGGAAATAGCAAAAAGAAGTAGAGGAACACCTAGAATTGTTAATAGATTACTAAAAAGGGTTAGAGATTTTGCACAGGTTGTTGGTGACGGAGAAATAACCATTGAAGTGGCAAGGAAAGCTTTAAAAATGTTAGAGGTCGATGATCTTGGACTTGATGGAGTTGATAGAAAAATACTAACAACAATAATACAAAACTTTGACGGAGGACCAGTTGGACTAGATACATTAGCGGCTTCAACTGGTGAGGAGAAAAATACCGTGGAAGATGTCATTGAACCATTTTTATTGCAATTAGGTTTTATTAATAGAACTCCTAGGGGAAGGGTAGTAACTAAAAAGGGCTATGAGCATATGGGATTAGACTTTCATCAAAAAGATGGAGATGAAAAGCTATGGGATCTATTGGAAGATTAA
- a CDS encoding DUF2905 domain-containing protein, translating into MGSIGRLIIYLGITLIIIGVIIILGSKIGLGRLPGDIFIKKGNMTFYFPILTCIIISVLLTTILNLFFKR; encoded by the coding sequence ATGGGATCTATTGGAAGATTAATTATATATCTTGGTATTACCCTTATAATAATAGGAGTAATAATCATACTAGGGAGCAAAATAGGGCTTGGACGCTTGCCTGGAGATATCTTCATTAAGAAAGGTAATATGACTTTTTATTTTCCTATACTAACATGTATCATTATTAGTGTTCTCTTAACTACAATATTAAATTTATTCTTTAAGAGATAA
- a CDS encoding SpoIID/LytB domain-containing protein, protein MKKRVYVLCGLILILIFSTIVSWGIDKDSIPSLVKIGLRYGEGSASVVNLKSISGFDFGYYDDNEFCTLFDLMDEEKLIIKRDEYFKIQVGDSFSSKEEMEGFIDSLGDLGCYPVYDRGWKVWIGLFTTKEQAEEFAGGNGNISNKKLQVVNPNNGCVVVSDKRGKNIFMYNCSEREYNFRPVLDKDGNELISLDDKKYRGGIIVKRFPESDMTIINNISLEDYLYGVLPREMSGDWPMEALKAQAVAARTYAIATIHKHEDLGFNLCSTTNCQVYGGYDVEKPRSNMAVDETAGEVLIYDGKIISPFYHSNSGGHTEDSENVWSIKLPYIRGVEDEFSLGAPNSNWTKSYTVKEVKNILNSAGLTIGDIRAMYSEGRSKSGRVLSLKISDGSREIDLAKGKTRSIFGPRAIKSMNFNISSDVDFFIKSADFDSITTKPMSSVTILSADKSIKTSPDENYKVFNGDDYITSSGVPTKYIFSGIGYGHGLGMSQWGAKKMAELGYIYEDILKHYYSGTMIYK, encoded by the coding sequence ATGAAAAAAAGAGTATATGTCTTGTGCGGTTTAATATTAATCTTAATTTTTAGCACAATCGTTTCATGGGGTATTGATAAGGATAGTATACCTAGTTTAGTTAAGATTGGTCTTAGATATGGTGAAGGATCTGCGTCTGTAGTAAATCTTAAGTCTATTAGTGGATTTGACTTTGGATATTATGATGATAATGAATTCTGTACCTTATTCGATCTTATGGACGAAGAGAAGCTTATTATTAAAAGGGATGAGTACTTTAAGATACAGGTAGGGGATAGTTTTTCATCTAAAGAAGAAATGGAAGGCTTTATAGATTCTTTGGGGGACTTAGGTTGTTATCCAGTATATGATAGGGGCTGGAAGGTATGGATAGGTCTATTTACTACAAAGGAACAAGCAGAAGAATTCGCAGGTGGAAATGGAAATATCAGTAATAAAAAACTGCAAGTTGTAAATCCTAATAATGGATGTGTTGTAGTTTCAGACAAAAGAGGAAAAAACATCTTTATGTATAATTGTTCCGAAAGAGAATATAATTTTAGACCCGTCCTTGATAAAGATGGAAATGAGTTAATATCCCTTGATGACAAGAAATATCGTGGAGGTATAATTGTTAAAAGGTTCCCGGAGAGTGATATGACTATCATAAATAATATAAGCTTAGAGGATTATCTTTATGGAGTTCTTCCAAGGGAAATGTCGGGGGATTGGCCGATGGAGGCATTGAAAGCTCAAGCTGTTGCAGCACGTACCTACGCGATTGCAACTATACATAAGCATGAAGATTTGGGTTTCAATTTATGTAGTACTACTAATTGTCAAGTATATGGAGGCTACGATGTTGAAAAGCCAAGAAGTAATATGGCGGTTGACGAAACGGCTGGGGAAGTGTTAATCTATGATGGTAAAATAATAAGTCCCTTTTATCATTCCAATAGTGGGGGACACACAGAAGATAGTGAAAATGTTTGGAGTATTAAGTTGCCATATATTAGAGGAGTTGAGGACGAATTTTCTTTAGGGGCTCCAAATAGCAATTGGACAAAGAGTTATACTGTAAAAGAAGTAAAAAATATATTGAATTCCGCTGGACTTACTATAGGAGATATAAGGGCAATGTATTCAGAAGGGCGTTCAAAGAGCGGTAGAGTGCTAAGCTTAAAGATAAGTGATGGTTCGAGGGAAATAGATTTAGCAAAGGGAAAGACTAGATCAATATTTGGTCCTAGGGCCATAAAAAGTATGAATTTTAATATTAGTTCAGATGTGGACTTTTTTATAAAATCAGCTGACTTTGATAGTATTACTACGAAACCAATGAGTAGTGTTACTATATTATCAGCGGATAAGTCTATAAAAACCTCGCCAGATGAGAACTATAAAGTATTTAATGGGGATGATTATATAACATCTTCTGGAGTTCCTACAAAATACATATTTAGTGGTATAGGATATGGTCATGGATTGGGTATGAGTCAATGGGGAGCAAAAAAAATGGCTGAATTGGGATATATCTATGAAGATATATTAAAGCACTATTATAGTGGTACAATGATATATAAATAG